In Myripristis murdjan chromosome 9, fMyrMur1.1, whole genome shotgun sequence, the following proteins share a genomic window:
- the mmp11a gene encoding stromelysin-3 isoform X3 encodes MPPQRALSPRPVTEQGLFQASEKFHDLKKKGRVPHAQDLVKEAGAPTHATAAWNRPRCGVPDFPAQKEVHLGQRQKRFVLYGGRWEKTDLTYKIVRFPWQMSEDKVRRVLQEALKVWSDVTPLTFTEIRSGKADIVIDFTRYWHGDSLPFDGPGGILAHAFFPKTHRQGDIHFDYDESWTLGNNMGTDLLQVAAHEFGHVLGLQHSHEPGAIMSAYYTFSYPLRLSEDDKQGIQYLYGVHPQTLPPPPPPPPANPENNEIIVTTVSGTPPDACHTDFDAASMIRGELFFFKSGYVWRIRDGHLERGYPALASRHWRGIPDSIDAAFEDQAGNIWFFQGEKYWVFDAERQIRGPESIRSLGLSASRVQAALRWGHDANYNTYFFSSGSYWKFSPRDNRLDSVYPRSMQDWSGIPDDVDAAFKDAYGYAHFIRGRQYWKFDPVGMNSLEGYPRYIGVDFFGCKNV; translated from the exons GGTTTGTTCCAGGCGTCCGAGAAGTTCCACGACCTGAAGAAGAAGGGCAGGGTTCCTCACGCTCAGGACTTGGTGAAGGAGGCCGGCGCGCCGACGCACGCCACCGCCGCGTGGAACCGACCTCGCTGCGGCGTGCCGGACTTCCCCGCCCAGAAGGAGGTGCACCTCGGACAGCGGCAGAAACGCTTCGTGCTGTACGGAGGCCGCTGGGAGAAGACGGACCTCACCTACAA GATCGTCCGGTTTCCCTGGCAGATGAGCGAGGACAAGGTTCGGCGTGTCTTGCAGGAGGCCCTGAAGGTTTGGAGCGACGTCACCCCGCTCACCTTCACTGAGATTCGCAGCGGAAAAGCCGACATCGTCATCGACTTCACCAG GTACTGGCACGGAGACAGCCTTCCCTTCGACGGCCCGGGTGGGATCCTCGCTCACGCCTTCTTCCCCAAAACCCACCGGCAGGGCGACATCCACTTCGACTACGACGAGTCGTGGACGCTGGGCAACAACATGG GCACGGACCTCCTCCAGGTTGCCGCCCATGAGTTCGGGCACGTCCTGGGCCTGCAGCACTCCCACGAGCCGGGAGCCATCATGTCGGCCTACTACACCTTCTCCTACCCGCTGAGGCTGAGCGAGGACGACAAGCAGGGCATCCAGTACCTGTACGGCGTCCACCCGCAGAccctgccgccgccgccgccgccgccgccggccaACCCGGAGAACAACGAGATCATCGTCACCACCGTGAGTGGCACGCCT CCCGACGCCTGCCACACGGACTTTGATGCCGCGTCCATGATCCGAGGGgagctgtttttcttcaagtcCGGCTACGTTTGGCGGATCCGGGACGGGCACCTGGAGAGGGGCTACCCGGCGCTGGCGTCCCGTCACTGGAGGGGGATTCCAGACAGCATCGACGCCGCCTTTGAAGACCAGGCAGGGAATATCTGGTTCTTTCAAG gtgAAAAGTACTGGGTGTTTGACGCCGAGCGGCAGATCCGAGGGCCCGAGTCCATCAGGAGTCTGGGTCTGTCGGCGTCCCGGGTGCAGGCGGCGCTGCGCTGGGGCCACGACGCCAACTACAACACCTACTTCTTCAGCTCGGGCAGCTACTGGAAGTTCAGCCCGCGTGACAACCGCCTGGACTCGGTTTACCCGCGCAGCATGCAGGACTGGAGCGGCATCCCCGACGACGTGGACGCCGCCTTCAAGGACGCATACG GCTACGCTCACTTCATCCGAGGACGGCAGTACTGGAAGTTTGATCCCGTCGGCATGAACTCTCTGGAAGGCTACCCTCGCTACATCGGCGTGGATTTTTTCGGCTGTAAAAATGTCTGA
- the mmp11a gene encoding stromelysin-3 isoform X1, which translates to MLVRMRTSLLLSCVFALQCLHSGLCLPVRSPSRYKAAPGLFQASEKFHDLKKKGRVPHAQDLVKEAGAPTHATAAWNRPRCGVPDFPAQKEVHLGQRQKRFVLYGGRWEKTDLTYKIVRFPWQMSEDKVRRVLQEALKVWSDVTPLTFTEIRSGKADIVIDFTRYWHGDSLPFDGPGGILAHAFFPKTHRQGDIHFDYDESWTLGNNMGTDLLQVAAHEFGHVLGLQHSHEPGAIMSAYYTFSYPLRLSEDDKQGIQYLYGVHPQTLPPPPPPPPANPENNEIIVTTVSGTPPDACHTDFDAASMIRGELFFFKSGYVWRIRDGHLERGYPALASRHWRGIPDSIDAAFEDQAGNIWFFQGEKYWVFDAERQIRGPESIRSLGLSASRVQAALRWGHDANYNTYFFSSGSYWKFSPRDNRLDSVYPRSMQDWSGIPDDVDAAFKDAYGYAHFIRGRQYWKFDPVGMNSLEGYPRYIGVDFFGCKNV; encoded by the exons GGTTTGTTCCAGGCGTCCGAGAAGTTCCACGACCTGAAGAAGAAGGGCAGGGTTCCTCACGCTCAGGACTTGGTGAAGGAGGCCGGCGCGCCGACGCACGCCACCGCCGCGTGGAACCGACCTCGCTGCGGCGTGCCGGACTTCCCCGCCCAGAAGGAGGTGCACCTCGGACAGCGGCAGAAACGCTTCGTGCTGTACGGAGGCCGCTGGGAGAAGACGGACCTCACCTACAA GATCGTCCGGTTTCCCTGGCAGATGAGCGAGGACAAGGTTCGGCGTGTCTTGCAGGAGGCCCTGAAGGTTTGGAGCGACGTCACCCCGCTCACCTTCACTGAGATTCGCAGCGGAAAAGCCGACATCGTCATCGACTTCACCAG GTACTGGCACGGAGACAGCCTTCCCTTCGACGGCCCGGGTGGGATCCTCGCTCACGCCTTCTTCCCCAAAACCCACCGGCAGGGCGACATCCACTTCGACTACGACGAGTCGTGGACGCTGGGCAACAACATGG GCACGGACCTCCTCCAGGTTGCCGCCCATGAGTTCGGGCACGTCCTGGGCCTGCAGCACTCCCACGAGCCGGGAGCCATCATGTCGGCCTACTACACCTTCTCCTACCCGCTGAGGCTGAGCGAGGACGACAAGCAGGGCATCCAGTACCTGTACGGCGTCCACCCGCAGAccctgccgccgccgccgccgccgccgccggccaACCCGGAGAACAACGAGATCATCGTCACCACCGTGAGTGGCACGCCT CCCGACGCCTGCCACACGGACTTTGATGCCGCGTCCATGATCCGAGGGgagctgtttttcttcaagtcCGGCTACGTTTGGCGGATCCGGGACGGGCACCTGGAGAGGGGCTACCCGGCGCTGGCGTCCCGTCACTGGAGGGGGATTCCAGACAGCATCGACGCCGCCTTTGAAGACCAGGCAGGGAATATCTGGTTCTTTCAAG gtgAAAAGTACTGGGTGTTTGACGCCGAGCGGCAGATCCGAGGGCCCGAGTCCATCAGGAGTCTGGGTCTGTCGGCGTCCCGGGTGCAGGCGGCGCTGCGCTGGGGCCACGACGCCAACTACAACACCTACTTCTTCAGCTCGGGCAGCTACTGGAAGTTCAGCCCGCGTGACAACCGCCTGGACTCGGTTTACCCGCGCAGCATGCAGGACTGGAGCGGCATCCCCGACGACGTGGACGCCGCCTTCAAGGACGCATACG GCTACGCTCACTTCATCCGAGGACGGCAGTACTGGAAGTTTGATCCCGTCGGCATGAACTCTCTGGAAGGCTACCCTCGCTACATCGGCGTGGATTTTTTCGGCTGTAAAAATGTCTGA
- the mmp11a gene encoding stromelysin-3 isoform X2, whose product MLVRMRTSLLLSCVFALQCLHSGLCLPVRSPSRYKAAPGLFQASEKFHDLKKKGRVPHAQDLVKEAGAPTHATAAWNRPRCGVPDFPAQKEVHLGQRQKRFVLYGGRWEKTDLTYKIVRFPWQMSEDKVRRVLQEALKVWSDVTPLTFTEIRSGKADIVIDFTRYWHGDSLPFDGPGGILAHAFFPKTHRQGDIHFDYDESWTLGNNMGTDLLQVAAHEFGHVLGLQHSHEPGAIMSAYYTFSYPLRLSEDDKQGIQYLYGVHPQTLPPPPPPPPANPENNEIIVTTPDACHTDFDAASMIRGELFFFKSGYVWRIRDGHLERGYPALASRHWRGIPDSIDAAFEDQAGNIWFFQGEKYWVFDAERQIRGPESIRSLGLSASRVQAALRWGHDANYNTYFFSSGSYWKFSPRDNRLDSVYPRSMQDWSGIPDDVDAAFKDAYGYAHFIRGRQYWKFDPVGMNSLEGYPRYIGVDFFGCKNV is encoded by the exons GGTTTGTTCCAGGCGTCCGAGAAGTTCCACGACCTGAAGAAGAAGGGCAGGGTTCCTCACGCTCAGGACTTGGTGAAGGAGGCCGGCGCGCCGACGCACGCCACCGCCGCGTGGAACCGACCTCGCTGCGGCGTGCCGGACTTCCCCGCCCAGAAGGAGGTGCACCTCGGACAGCGGCAGAAACGCTTCGTGCTGTACGGAGGCCGCTGGGAGAAGACGGACCTCACCTACAA GATCGTCCGGTTTCCCTGGCAGATGAGCGAGGACAAGGTTCGGCGTGTCTTGCAGGAGGCCCTGAAGGTTTGGAGCGACGTCACCCCGCTCACCTTCACTGAGATTCGCAGCGGAAAAGCCGACATCGTCATCGACTTCACCAG GTACTGGCACGGAGACAGCCTTCCCTTCGACGGCCCGGGTGGGATCCTCGCTCACGCCTTCTTCCCCAAAACCCACCGGCAGGGCGACATCCACTTCGACTACGACGAGTCGTGGACGCTGGGCAACAACATGG GCACGGACCTCCTCCAGGTTGCCGCCCATGAGTTCGGGCACGTCCTGGGCCTGCAGCACTCCCACGAGCCGGGAGCCATCATGTCGGCCTACTACACCTTCTCCTACCCGCTGAGGCTGAGCGAGGACGACAAGCAGGGCATCCAGTACCTGTACGGCGTCCACCCGCAGAccctgccgccgccgccgccgccgccgccggccaACCCGGAGAACAACGAGATCATCGTCACCACC CCCGACGCCTGCCACACGGACTTTGATGCCGCGTCCATGATCCGAGGGgagctgtttttcttcaagtcCGGCTACGTTTGGCGGATCCGGGACGGGCACCTGGAGAGGGGCTACCCGGCGCTGGCGTCCCGTCACTGGAGGGGGATTCCAGACAGCATCGACGCCGCCTTTGAAGACCAGGCAGGGAATATCTGGTTCTTTCAAG gtgAAAAGTACTGGGTGTTTGACGCCGAGCGGCAGATCCGAGGGCCCGAGTCCATCAGGAGTCTGGGTCTGTCGGCGTCCCGGGTGCAGGCGGCGCTGCGCTGGGGCCACGACGCCAACTACAACACCTACTTCTTCAGCTCGGGCAGCTACTGGAAGTTCAGCCCGCGTGACAACCGCCTGGACTCGGTTTACCCGCGCAGCATGCAGGACTGGAGCGGCATCCCCGACGACGTGGACGCCGCCTTCAAGGACGCATACG GCTACGCTCACTTCATCCGAGGACGGCAGTACTGGAAGTTTGATCCCGTCGGCATGAACTCTCTGGAAGGCTACCCTCGCTACATCGGCGTGGATTTTTTCGGCTGTAAAAATGTCTGA